CAGCCCGTCGCCGCCGAGAACTACGAGGGTCTGGAGTTCGTCCACGAACGCGCCGCCCTCCCCATCGCGGCCGACGAGTCCTGCGTCACCGCCGCCGACGTCCCGCGTATCGCGGACCGCGTCGACATCGCGAACCTCAAGCTCATGAAGACCGGCGGGCTCCGCGAGGCGAAACGCCTCATCCACACCGCCCGCGCGCACGGCCTCGAAGTCATGTGCGGCTGCATGATTGAGTCCGACGCCGCCATCGCCGCCGCCTGCCACCTCGCCCCTCTCCTCGACTACGTCGACCTCGACGGGTCGCTCCTCCTCGCCGACGACCCCTATCGGGGCGTTCCGATGGACGGCGGCTACGTCGACCTCGAAGGCCTCGACCGACCGGGAACCGGCGCTATCGAGGAATGAGCACGAAAACGAAAGAGGGGCTTTCGTCCGCGTTCGACGCTCAGACGCCCATGTCGAGGAGTCGGCGGGCGTGGTCGCCGCGGGCGACGAGGACGTCCTCCGGCTCGGACGGCGCGCGGAGGTCGAGGTCGTCGGCGGCGTCGGCGGGCACGGCGAGGGTGTCAGTCGGCATCGAGGCCTCTCGGTGCACGCGGAGATAGCGGTTCCCGAGTTTCACGACGAGGGGGAGTCGGTCGCCGTCGTCGTCGTAGACTTGTTCGCCGACTTGTTCGTGTTGGTCGGTCTGGAGGACCGGCCGGTCGCCGCTGTACGGCTGGACGTAGAGCCGACCGAAGTAGTATCCAGTGCTGAACGCCTCGAGCATCGTGGTACGGTATGACACCACACGGTAAAAGGGCTCCG
This sequence is a window from Halocalculus aciditolerans. Protein-coding genes within it:
- a CDS encoding DUF5802 family protein; protein product: MLEAFSTGYYFGRLYVQPYSGDRPVLQTDQHEQVGEQVYDDDGDRLPLVVKLGNRYLRVHREASMPTDTLAVPADAADDLDLRAPSEPEDVLVARGDHARRLLDMGV